The region CCACCATCAGCTACCTCACCCCTCCGGCCGAAAATGCTGGCCTCTACAAGGGGCTGAAGGAACTGGGCGAGCTGGTGGGCTCCTACCAGCAGCTGCGCGAAGGGGGCCGCGGCATTCAGATCGTCAACACGATCATCGAGACAGCACGTCAGTGCAACCTCGATAAGGACGTCGATCTTCCTGAGGAGGATTCGTCGACCCTTGAACTGGACGGACGGGATGCCCTGGTGGGTGCTGTTTACCGCCAGTTGATGGAGATCGAGAGTCGTTTGCTTCCTTGCGGTCTTCACACCATCGGCAAGCCTCCCACCGCTGAGGAAGCTGTTGCCACCCTTGTGAACATCGCTGCTCTTGAGCGCGAAGAAGATGGCCTGCGCTCACTTCCCGGCCTGTTGGCTGAGGCCATGGGCCGTTCCATTGACGACATCTACAAAGGCAATGACGACGGTGTGCTCGCCGATGTGGAGCTGAACCGCACGATCACGGAGACATCCAGGGCCGCTATCGGCGCCATGGTTCGCTCCCTGACCGGCCTCGATGGTCGCGTCAGCATGCGGAACAGCTTCGGTTGGTTCTACGACCTGCTGGCGAAGTTCGGACTCAAGCTCCCTTCTCCATGGCTACGGGCCTGCTGCGGTGCTGGATTTGTCCAGATTGATGCCACTGAACTCGACAAGTTGTTTGCCTATCTGCGCTTCTGTTTGGAGCAGATTTGCGCCGATATGGAAATGGAGAGTCTGCTCAAGGCTCTCGATGGTGAATACATTCTCCCGGGCCCCGGTGGTGATCCGATCCGGAATCCTGGTGTGCTGCCCAGCGGCAAGAACATCCACGCCCTCGACCCCCAGGCCATTCCGACCAGGGCTGCTGTCGCCGCAGCGAAGAGTGTTGTCGACAAGCTCATTGAGCGTCAGCGAGAGGAGCAGGGCACCTGGCCCGAAACGATTGCCTGCGTGCTCTGGGGCACGGACAACATCAAGACCTACGGCGAATCCCTGGCTCAGATTCTTTGGTTCGTCGGTGTCAAGCCGATGCCTGATTCCGTGGGTCGGGTTAACAAGCTTGAGCTGATTCCCCTCGAAGAGCTGGGTCGCCCCCGGGTGGATGTGGTGGTGAATTGCTCCGGTGTATTCCGTGACCTGTTCATCAACCAAATGGCTCTGATTGATCAGGCCGTGAAGATGGCGGCCGAGGCGGATGAGCCCCTCGAGCAGAACTTCGTGCGCAAGCACGCTCTGGAGCAGGCAGAGAAAGAGGGCACCTCCCTTAGGGATGCCGCCTGCCGCGTGTTCTCCAATGCCAGCGGCAGCTACAGCTCCAACGTGAACCTGGCGGTGGAGAACAGCACCTGGGAGGAAGAGGGCGAGCTTCAGGAGATGTATCTCTCCCGCAAGACCTTTGCCTTCAATGCTGATAACCCTGGTGAGATGAACCAGAAGCGTGAGGTGTTCGAGAACGTGATGAAGACGGCGGATGTCACCTTCCAGAACCTCGACTCCGCGGAGATCTCCCTCACGGATGTCAGTCACTACTTCGACTCCGACCCCACCAAAATGATCGCTGGCCTGCGGGATGACGGCAAAGCTCCCACCAGCTACATCGCTGACACCACGACGGCCAACGCGCAGGTTCGTTCGCTGAGTGAAACGATTCGCCTGGATTCACGCACCAAGTTGCTGAATCCCAAGTGGTACGAGGGCATGCTCGACTCTGGTTATGAAGGTGTGCGTGAAGTGGCCAAGCGCCTCAACTTCACCCTTGGCTGGAGTGCCACCAGTGGTGCCGTGGACAACTTCGTATACGAGGAAGCCAATGACACCTTCATCAATGATCCGGAGATGCGCAAACGCCTCCTGGAACTGAACCCCAACAGCTTCCGTCAGATCGTTGGAACTCTGCTGGAGGTTCATGGTCGTGGCTATTGGGAGACGTCCGATGAGAACATCGAACAACTCCAGGAGCTCTACCAGGAGGTTGAGGATCGCATTGAAGGCGTCGTGACTGACTGACCCTTCTGCTTCAGCTGGCTGGAAATTGGCCAGCTGAAGCATTTTGATTGATGGTTTGGTCTCGAAATGCAATTCCTGCCATTCGTTCGTAGTCGCTGAGATCTCGTCTTGTTCCAAGTCCGTATTGTTCCAAACCTTCGAAGTCCTTCAGGGTTGGGGCCAGATTGGCTGGAGCAATCAACAGGCTACCTAACAGCTTATGAACCCGAACGAGTGATCGTCGGTTCAGTTGAAACCAGTCTTGGTGATCGCTCCAGTGAGTGGCAGATGTATCGCCATCTCCACTAGAGCTTTTGTATAAGTGAAACAGTAATAATCGATTTGGGCAGTAAATATTGTATCCGTGGGTCCATAGTCGTGCCGACATGGAGATTTCTTCTCCGTAAAAATAGAGCTCTGGATCGTAGGGAACATTTTCAACGATTTTTCCGGGGCCGAACAGAAACCCACCGGCCACAAACGCATTCGGCAGTGGTTTCTCTGGTTGTTGCTCCGGCATTCGATATCGGCTGATGCCTTGAAATTTGAGGATGCCGTAGTCGTCAAAGGCCTTGGCCGCCATCACCGGCAATGTGCTGGTCTGCAGTTGGCACGGTTGTTGGAAGCCATTGGGATACACGCTCAAGACCGCTTCTCTGTCGTTGCAATCCCTCCACGTTTGCAACAAGAAATCGTCCCAGTTCCGGACAGCACGCATGTGGCTGTCGATCTGCAGCAGAAAGTCCTCACCGCTGTAGAACACTTGAGCCTGGCTGCGTGCCCAGCAAGCACCACGACTGTCTGCTGCGTCTACATCCTTGACCTGCAGATGGGCGTGATCAGGGAAGGATTGCTCGCCCCAGCTCAGGGGATCCGACGCATCCAATTGCAGGCAAATACCGAATTTCAGCCGCTCGGGATGAGCGGCCTGCTCAAGCAGATTGTTGAGCGATGCGGCGAGATCCGGGTCTCGATAAGCAGCGATCTGAACGAATATTGTGCTGGTCACCAGAGGGCTGACGCCATGCGCAACGTCTGCGCGATCGGACCCACGTCGTGAACCCTCACTAGTGCAACACCGGCCTGGGCACAACGACAGGCCACTGCCGCTGTTCCCCACAGGCGCGCCTTAGGTCTGGGTTCATCCAGTACCGCTCCGATGAATCTTTTGCGTGACGGTCCAACGAGAAGTGGTCTGGGTTCAAAGGTGAGCTGCTCAAGATCCTTCAGCAATCTCAGATTCTGCTCGTGGGTTTTGGCGAAGCCGAGGCCAGGATCCCAGATGATCTGATCCTCCCTGACCCCAGCGGTGACCGCCGAATCCGTCCGTTCCAGGAGTCCAATCTTCACCTCCTGAATCAGATCGCTGTAGTTGGTGAGGTCGTCCATCGTTTGACTGTTGCCGCGGCTGTGCATCAGCACCACCGGGCAGCCGGCATCGGCCACCACCCGCAGCAGCTCTGGATCCCTCCGTCCTCCGCTCACATCGTTGATCCAGCTGGCGCCGGCTTCCAGCGCTGCCGTCGCCACGGGTGCCAGGAAGGTGTCCACCGAGATCAACACCTCAGGCCATTGCTTGCGCACGGCGGCAAGCACCGGCAGCAAGCGTCGGCATTCCTCCTCAGCACCCACCTCTGTGGCACCGGGACGCGTGCTCTGGGCCCCGAGATCCAGTACATCAGCCCCTTGTTGCAATTGCCGCTTCGCTTCCTGGACTGCCGCCTCAACCTTGGTGAAACGACCGCCATCACTAAAGGAGTCCGGTGTGATGTTGATCACCCCCATCACGGCGGTGCGTTGCCGCCAGCCTTCAGGCCAGTGGTGACTCACATCAACTGGCCTGGTAGTTGGCAATGCGGGCGAAACTATCGGGCTTGAGCGAAGCACCACCGACCAAGACACCGTCGATATCACTCATGGCCATGAGTTCATCGATGTTGGTGGGCTTCACGGATCCGCCGTACTGAATGATCAGATCGGTGGCTCCCACCCAGCTTCGGATCAGTCCACAGATCCTGTTGGCTTCGGCTGACTCGCAGGTCTTACCCGTGCCGATGGCCCAGATCGGTTCATAGGCCACCACCAGTTTGTTGGCGTCCAACCCCTCAAGTCCCTGCTCGATCTGTCGGCGGATCACCCGCTCCGCTTCACCCCGTTCGCGCTGCTCATCACTTTCCCCAACACAGACGATGGGGATCAACCCCTTGGCCTGGGAGCAGCGGGCCCTGTGGTTGATCTGCTCATCACTTTCGCTGAAATATTTACGGGGCTCGCTGTGCCCCACGATTGTGTATGCGACGCCATGCTCGAGCAGCATTTCGGCCGAGATCTCAGCCGTGAAGGCACCGTGGTCCTGCCAGTGCACATTCTGACTCGCGAGTTCCACCACTGAATTTTCAGAGGCTGCCGCCATGGTGGACAGGGCAGTGAAAGGCGGTGCCAGAACGATCTCCCGGTCCTGGGGGGTCTCCGCGAGTTGCGGCAGGAAGGCCGCCATGTAATCCCTGGCCTGGGCACAGGTCATGTGCATCTTCCAGTTGCCAGCGATCACCGGTCTGCGCACGCCTTCAATCCTTGACTGATCTGCGGGCCAACTTACGGCGTGGTCGTGGATTCCCCTTCAACCACGGACTCCTCGCCGTCAAGAACAACACGATCTCCCGCGATCAGTTGCCGGCCACGACGGGTTTCCACCGTGCCATTGACGCGAACGTCTCCCATCTGGATTCGTTGTTTGGCCTCTCCGCCGGTGAACACCCAGCCCTTCCACTTGAGGTACTGATCCAGCTTCATCGGCGGCAGATGAACGACACGGTATTGATACTGTGCCGCCATGCTCACCCCCTCTCAGGCCGGCTTCCGGCGTCTGCTTCCACTGCTGCGACCGCATCTGCGTCAGCTGCTGATGGGGGGGCTGTGCATGGTGATTTACGTGGGCAGCTTCCCGCTGCTGGTGCGCCTTGCCGGTGAATTGTTTCCGGCGCTGGGCTCTCAGAATCTCAGCCGTGTCCTGCAGCTGATCGGCCAGGGGGTGCTGATCTTCGCGGTTCAGAAACTGGCCCAATTCGGCCAGGACTCTCTTTTGGCCGATCCTGCCCTTCGGGTCAGCCAGCGGTTGCGGCGGGAGTTGTTCAGCACGCTGCAGACCGTTGAGCTGGGTGCTCTCGAAAAGCTGTCCGCCGGGGATCTCACCTATCGCCTCACAGAGGATGCGGACCGCGTCAGCGAAGTTCTGTACAAGAGCATCCACGACACAGTCCCCAGCGTCCTGCAGCTTCTTGTGGTCCTGGGAACCATGGTCTGGCTGGACTGGAAGCTGACCTTGGCGATCCTGCTGCTGGCGCCGTTGATCATTTGGTTGATCAGCCTGTTCGGGGCGAAGGTGATGGTGGCCACCGAACGCAGTCAGAAAAAGGTCAGTGAACTCGCCGGTCTTCTCGGTGAGGCGATTGAGGGGCTTCCGCTGGTGCGGGCATTTGCGGCTGAACCATGGCTCCAAGAGCGGTTTGAGCAGGAAATTGACCAGCACCGACAGGCCAGGCAGCGCACTTACAGCCTTGTGGCTCTGCAACACCCCGTTGTGGGGATCATCGAGGTGATTGGCCTGTTCTCGGTGCTGGGCCTGGCGGCCTGGAGGATTCAGAGCGGTGACCTCGACATCTCTGGGCTCAGCAGTTACTTGACGGGCCTCATCGTTCTGATCGATCCAATTGCCCACGTCACAAACAACTTCAACGAGTTCCAACAGGGCCAGGCGTCGCTGAGGCGTCTGCGGGAGATCGAACGCGAGCCACGCGAGCCGGTGGATCCCCCCGATGCGGTGAATCTTGGTCAGCTGCGGGGTGACCTCAGGCTGGAGGGGGTGAGTTTTGGCTACGCCGTCGGCGATCTGGTGCTGCAGCAGCTGGACCTTGATGTTCCGGCGGGGACGGTGATGGCTCTTGTGGGACCGTCCGGAGCCGGCAAAAGCACACTGTTCTCCCTGCTGTTGCGTTTCAACGTCGCCCAACAGGGCCGAATTGTCCTCGATGGTCACGATCTCAGCACGCTTCGGGCTCGGGACCTGCGCTGCCAGCTGGCCCTGGTTCCTCAGCGAACCACGGTCTTTTCCGGTTCCATTGCTGAGGCGATCCGCTTCGGACGCCATGCCACCGATGCCCAGGTGATTGAGGCGGCTGTTCTG is a window of Synechococcus sp. A15-24 DNA encoding:
- a CDS encoding magnesium chelatase subunit H; protein product: MFTQVRSADRRVAPVEGQNHKSVMKAVYVVLEPQYQNALTQAATALNASGSELGIELSGYLIEELRDEENYAGFCADVAKADVFVASLIFIEDLAQKVVDAVAPHRDRLKAAVVFPSMPEVMRLNKLGSFSMAQLGQSKSAIAGFMKKRKDAGGAGFQDAMLKLLNTLPTVLKYLPVEKAQDARSFMLSFQYWLGGTPDNLKNFLLMLADKYVFPPAEGEERPAMEVAEPEVFPDLGIWHPLAPTMFEDLKEYLNWTASRTDLSEEARKGPVIGLVLQRSHIVTGDDAHYVATVQELEFRGARVIPIFCGGLDFSKPVNAFFYDPLNPEQPLVDGIVSLTGFALVGGPARQDHPKAIESLKKLNRPYMVALPLVFQTTQEWEDSDLGLHPVQVALQIAIPELDGAIEPIVLSGRDDATGKAHTLQDRVDAIAERAIRWSSLRIKPRIDKKLAITVFSFPPDKGNVGTAAYLDVFGSIHRVMEEMKVKGYDVQGLPSTPRALLDAVINDADAMQGAPELSIAHRMSVEEYERLTPYSERLEENWGKPPGNLNSDGQNLLVFGRHFGNVFVGVQPTFGYEGDPMRLLYSRSASPHHGFAAYYTYLQKIWKADAVLHFGTHGSLEFMPGKQMGMSETCYPDSLIGALPNLYYYAANNPSEATIAKRRGYASTISYLTPPAENAGLYKGLKELGELVGSYQQLREGGRGIQIVNTIIETARQCNLDKDVDLPEEDSSTLELDGRDALVGAVYRQLMEIESRLLPCGLHTIGKPPTAEEAVATLVNIAALEREEDGLRSLPGLLAEAMGRSIDDIYKGNDDGVLADVELNRTITETSRAAIGAMVRSLTGLDGRVSMRNSFGWFYDLLAKFGLKLPSPWLRACCGAGFVQIDATELDKLFAYLRFCLEQICADMEMESLLKALDGEYILPGPGGDPIRNPGVLPSGKNIHALDPQAIPTRAAVAAAKSVVDKLIERQREEQGTWPETIACVLWGTDNIKTYGESLAQILWFVGVKPMPDSVGRVNKLELIPLEELGRPRVDVVVNCSGVFRDLFINQMALIDQAVKMAAEADEPLEQNFVRKHALEQAEKEGTSLRDAACRVFSNASGSYSSNVNLAVENSTWEEEGELQEMYLSRKTFAFNADNPGEMNQKREVFENVMKTADVTFQNLDSAEISLTDVSHYFDSDPTKMIAGLRDDGKAPTSYIADTTTANAQVRSLSETIRLDSRTKLLNPKWYEGMLDSGYEGVREVAKRLNFTLGWSATSGAVDNFVYEEANDTFINDPEMRKRLLELNPNSFRQIVGTLLEVHGRGYWETSDENIEQLQELYQEVEDRIEGVVTD
- a CDS encoding GlcNAc-transferase family protein — translated: MTSTIFVQIAAYRDPDLAASLNNLLEQAAHPERLKFGICLQLDASDPLSWGEQSFPDHAHLQVKDVDAADSRGACWARSQAQVFYSGEDFLLQIDSHMRAVRNWDDFLLQTWRDCNDREAVLSVYPNGFQQPCQLQTSTLPVMAAKAFDDYGILKFQGISRYRMPEQQPEKPLPNAFVAGGFLFGPGKIVENVPYDPELYFYGEEISMSARLWTHGYNIYCPNRLLLFHLYKSSSGDGDTSATHWSDHQDWFQLNRRSLVRVHKLLGSLLIAPANLAPTLKDFEGLEQYGLGTRRDLSDYERMAGIAFRDQTINQNASAGQFPAS
- the tpiA gene encoding triose-phosphate isomerase; this encodes MRRPVIAGNWKMHMTCAQARDYMAAFLPQLAETPQDREIVLAPPFTALSTMAAASENSVVELASQNVHWQDHGAFTAEISAEMLLEHGVAYTIVGHSEPRKYFSESDEQINHRARCSQAKGLIPIVCVGESDEQRERGEAERVIRRQIEQGLEGLDANKLVVAYEPIWAIGTGKTCESAEANRICGLIRSWVGATDLIIQYGGSVKPTNIDELMAMSDIDGVLVGGASLKPDSFARIANYQAS
- the folP gene encoding dihydropteroate synthase gives rise to the protein MGVINITPDSFSDGGRFTKVEAAVQEAKRQLQQGADVLDLGAQSTRPGATEVGAEEECRRLLPVLAAVRKQWPEVLISVDTFLAPVATAALEAGASWINDVSGGRRDPELLRVVADAGCPVVLMHSRGNSQTMDDLTNYSDLIQEVKIGLLERTDSAVTAGVREDQIIWDPGLGFAKTHEQNLRLLKDLEQLTFEPRPLLVGPSRKRFIGAVLDEPRPKARLWGTAAVACRCAQAGVALVRVHDVGPIAQTLRMASALW
- a CDS encoding ABC transporter ATP-binding protein; the protein is MLTPSQAGFRRLLPLLRPHLRQLLMGGLCMVIYVGSFPLLVRLAGELFPALGSQNLSRVLQLIGQGVLIFAVQKLAQFGQDSLLADPALRVSQRLRRELFSTLQTVELGALEKLSAGDLTYRLTEDADRVSEVLYKSIHDTVPSVLQLLVVLGTMVWLDWKLTLAILLLAPLIIWLISLFGAKVMVATERSQKKVSELAGLLGEAIEGLPLVRAFAAEPWLQERFEQEIDQHRQARQRTYSLVALQHPVVGIIEVIGLFSVLGLAAWRIQSGDLDISGLSSYLTGLIVLIDPIAHVTNNFNEFQQGQASLRRLREIEREPREPVDPPDAVNLGQLRGDLRLEGVSFGYAVGDLVLQQLDLDVPAGTVMALVGPSGAGKSTLFSLLLRFNVAQQGRIVLDGHDLSTLRARDLRCQLALVPQRTTVFSGSIAEAIRFGRHATDAQVIEAAVLANADGFIRDLPDGYNTQLEERGTNLSGGQLQRIAIARAVLGNPAVLLLDEATSALDAEAEAAVQLGLRRAMRGRTVLVIAHRLATVQEADQIVVLERGRIVDRGTHDSLMQRGGRYRDLCERQFIRDLQNG
- a CDS encoding RNA-binding S4 domain-containing protein, producing the protein MAAQYQYRVVHLPPMKLDQYLKWKGWVFTGGEAKQRIQMGDVRVNGTVETRRGRQLIAGDRVVLDGEESVVEGESTTTP